The segment CTTGATTTACGTTCTGGTGAGCGGCTCCGTTTGGGTTCTTGCTTGATTCCTTTGGCACGCGAATCGATTTTAGCTGCCCTTGTCATTCATAGCAGCGAGCATGTGGTGCTCAAAGGAGCGCCGGTCTAATTTAGAAACAGATTGTTTCTATTTGGAGCTTCTAAGGGAACAGCCTCGTTAACGTGCAAGTTCCCACTCAGATCGGGTTGCAGAGGAGTCTTACTGCCAGCCCTTTTGCAGCTGATCGTCCGTAGATCATCGTAGAActgcctgggttgaaaaggagcTTGAAGTTCATTTGGCTTCAACCCCCCCCGCTGTGATAGGCGCCTGGGCAGTGCGGCTGTAGGTTCTCATTGCCTCCTGAGACCCTTAGTGTGGAGTTGGAGGTGGTGTGCAGTCTGAGTGAGAGCCCGTGGCTGCTTAAGCAAGAAGATGTAGGAAGCTGAGGGTAGAAAACCATCCAAAAGAACCCAAACAAATCTCTGCAGGTTCCTGGCATGTCTGGGGGCAGCTTTGCTCTCATGAGCCCATTCATTGTTATTTCTGTATatccatctgcttttcttttcattgatTGCCCAAGAAAATGGCTCTACGTCTGAACACAAATAGAGGTGGGCTGCCCTGATCCTGGGCATGCAATACAGAAAGATCAAAGATGAGTGATGTTCTGAAGTTGTTTGTGGAAACTGGATGTTACTGGAGATGTCGTGTGACAGAACTGGTATCTCGTAGCATAAGGATTTTATGCAatgttgtggattttttttgcagcaaaaatgaagaatttataCGTTTTCGTCGCTGTCCTGTTTATCCCTTGGAGTTTCGCTTTGGCAAAGTATGATGAATTTGAAGATGGGGATGATATCATGGAATATGATGACAATGACTTTGCTGAATTTGAAGATGTTAATGAGGATGCAGTCACAGAGTCCCCTCAGAGGGTTATCACTacagaagatgatgaagaagaaGCCACTGTAGAGCTTGAAGGTCAGGATGAGAATCAGGAGGACTTTGATGACGCAGATGTGCAGGTATCTCCATCCCTGTGCATTCCCTGGTGGTATCTCTGAACGTGCTTTCTTGCTGTATGGTTTTGGATTGTGATTGCCAGCCTTTAGATCTTCATGATGCTTGTGTTTTCTGTCCATCAGGAAGGTGACGCTGAGAGTGAACCTTATGATGATGAGGAGTTTGAAGGCTATGAAGAGAAACCAGATGCATCCCCTAGCAAAAATAAAGACCCCATAACAATAGTCAATGTAAGCATGAattctgtttctatttctaTTCGCTATTTCATTGCTTAATTGTTGGTGCCTCTATGCCAGTAACAGAATTGTTATGCAAACACTGAGAagcttatttcctttctgtaggTCCCTGCTCACCTTCAGAACAGCTGGGAGAGTTATTACATGGAGATCCTGATGGTAACAGGTCTTCTTGCTTATATCATGAATTACATCATtgggaagaacaaaaacaaccgTTTGGCTCATGCGTGGTTCAGTACCCACAGGGAGCTGCTAGAAAGCAATTTTGCTCTTGTTGGTAAGTTGTGTAGTGATGGGGATGCATTTTCAACTTATTTCAGTAGAGCTGCATGATAGCACTAATAACAGCTCTGGATGTAGATAAATAATATGCCAGTCTTCCAGTGCTGAAATGAGAGAATGGTGTGGTGGTTTATGTGATACAGAAACATGGCAATACTGAAGTAACCCAGGAGAACCAATTTCTAAGTCTGTTGTCACCACTTGGTGTACGAATGTGTGGGCAGTTATCTTtcactcttgttttctttaggGGATGATGGCACTAATAAAGAAGCTACAAGCACTGGGAAACTAAATCAAGAAAATGAACACATATACAACTTGTGGTGCTCTGGAAGGGTGTGCTGTGAAGGGATGCTCATCCAGCTCAAGGTGGGGAGCAGTGAGTTTGTTGCCAGGTTTCGGTTTCCAGTGTGAGCAACAAGGAGggcccagctgtgctccctcTCGGATTGAGAGGCAGAGTTCTGAGTATGCACATGGGAAGGGAAAGCTGGTCAGACAGTCCTGTATTCTGCACATTAAATTGGATCAAGGTGAATACTTAGAGGGTAGAGAACAGGAAGTATAAACAGTATGTGCTGAAGAGTCCAGCTGCCATTCAGAGGCACTTAAGCAGAGGAATGGACCAGCTGGTGTTTCAGTGAGGTCTAACAAAGACAGTattctgcacctgggatggACAGTCTCACTCATTAGTTCAGCTCATAATTTGAGAGAACGAGGCCTTGATCAAATGCAGAATGTGGGCCTGTTTTTGAGCAATATGAGTGGCTTCCAATGCATTCATCAAAGCTATGTTCCTCCGTAAAAAACATCGACATAAAACTGCCctgtttttccttaatttccACTCATATCTGCTAATGAAGACCTTCATTCTAGGTACATCTGTCAATATTCTGAGTTGAAAATCTTGTGTTTCTAGTTTCTCAAGAGACAAGACCTGCTGAATGTTCTTGCACGCATGATGAGGCCGGCTTGTGACCAAGTGGTACGTACTCAACCCTTCAGATTAGCTGTGTTGAATGGGTGCCTTCCTTTGGTgtggcactgctgctttttgttgtatttATAACCCACAGGTGCACTGCTGGGTGTCTTTGCATTGTATTCTGCGCCTTACAGTCCAGTATCTCATGGGACAATCTGCAAGAATTATTCATGTCTCTTTTGTGACAGTAAAACGCAAACTGGCGATGACAGAGTTTTGTCTCTGTTGATTTTATTGAGCAGTTTGCAAAGTCTATCGTGCTTCAAGACCTCATCATGATAAAATGTGGTTTTATGCTCTGAAATAATTGTTCCTTTGTTGGTTCAGTCAACCAGAACGGAGCTGTTCCAATGCATACACTGGCATGCATGTTCTGATTCGTAAAGTCACTGTTTGCCTTGTCCCTTGCTCTGGGAGACGAGGGGAATTTCTAAGCACAGAAATGCCAAGAGAGATTACATTTTGTTATAACAGTAGCTTTGTGTGCTGTGAATACCTTTTCTATGTATCTATAATTGTATTTGCTTATGACCATTAAGAATGCTGAATTTAGGTATGGGCAGATGCTCACAAGCGATGGATGTCTGCTCTGTAAAGGAGGCTTACAGCTCTTCTGTCATTACAGTGTAGCACTATACTGGAATGCTGAACTGAATGCtcagaaaaaattaaaagctacCTTTCCCTAAAACGCACTGAGAAATTCTCATTGAATACCCTTTATCTCAGCTGTGTGTGGCCTTGCTTGTGCTCTGCGGTTATGAAATCAGAATCAAAGTGTCAGTCAAACACTGACGGAGCAGAAATGGAGTCAGGGGTCTCCTTTTGGCTGGTGGTACAAAGACAGAATGCATGTAGAAATCTGATCAAGGCTAATTACTTTCTGCCCTGCAGCAAATAAAAGTAACAATGAATGATGACGATATGGACACCTACGTGTTTGCTGTTGGAACGAGAAAAGCACTGGTGCGACTTCAGAAAGAGATGCAGGACCTGGTATGTGCATTCATGCTGGAATAATAAGATAGGAGTTCTTACATCCTATTCTTTGAATCTGTTTGTTTAGCAGGTTGGATTGTGCTGTCATTATGCGTCTCATTTCACCCCATATAATTTGCACAAATGACTTAGTTAAGAAGAGTGAACTTATTAGTGATATCTGACATGGAAAGATTTGGGTCATGTTTTTACCTAGACTGAAATCAAGAAATCTTCCCAAATATTCAAGCTCTGAAGCTTGCAAAGAACCCAGTAAGAACAACCAGTGATTTGCAAATCTCTCTTAATGTCTCAAGTAACAGCACTGAAGTGTGGTTGGCGAGATACCGGTAGTTTAGTTGTTTTATCAAACCAAATACGCTAAATGCATTAATCCACATCAGGTGTTTTGGCGTCATTTCTCCTTGAAGTACTCCTATTGAAGGGAAATACTGACTTAGACTGCATGCACTGATACTGCATGCTTGAAATGCCCTCAGTCAGGCAGAGTGACTgaatttatgctttttttttttcttgtttcttttcaggttCTTCTAGGGGTCCAGTTCTGATTGAGCAGTTTGCTTTGATGAGCTATTTGCATGCTTgtattgttattgttttctttttcctctgttcctcTGTTTGCATTAGAGTGAGTTCTGCAGTGATAAACCCAAGTCTGGTGCAAAGTATGGGCTTCCAGATTCCCTGGCTATCTTGTCGGAGATGGGGGAGGTCACAGAGGGAATGATGGACGCAAAGGTAATCTGGGCTGAAGTACACAAATACTCCTTAGTGCTCCCAGCACTTACAGCCTGTGCAAAAATTCTGACCTTaatctcttttaaaaatcacaatAGAACTAAATGGCCCCAGTGAGATCTAGAAACATCAAGACCTGAAAGAAACGTAAGGACTGGAAGAAGGGTGTAGTTGtcactttgttgtttttacatAGCAACTGTTGGTCTATGAACTGAGGACTTGAAACTTCCTTTCAAAGCTTGCAAGTTAGCTCAACAGCCAGATGAAAGGAAGGTGTCAGTCTGTCCATGAGCCCTCAGTGTTCAAGTTTGTCGTCAAATGAAATGGCAAATCCCAAATGAGAATTAAATGTATGGTAACTCCTGAGTTGCTTGTGTTGATTCCAGGCATTGAGGCCCATTCTAGCAATGACTTAAATTGTGGTTTCATTGTGGCAAGCAGAGCACAAATGTTTTCTGAGTGGTACGTGGACACACTGGCAAACCAATATGGAGCATGTAGAAGGATGAAAGTGTTGATGATAGCAAAAACTAATGCTGGTTTCTCTTTCAGATGATACATTTCCTCACACACTACGCTGACAAGATCGAGTCCGTCCAATTCTCGGACCAGTTCTCCGGTCCAAAACTTATGCAAGAGTATGTATAAAGCTAGATCTTCCCCTTCTGTTGTAACACAAGGCAAAGTAGAGGCTGACAAACTtgtctgcagtgtgctgctaGTTGGAATGCACATAAACTGGGAGCAAAGGTGAAGCAGCTGAATAAATACAGTCCCAGTACCTCCAAACGCTGCACTGATTTAGAAGCTGAAGGTGTTGTATTGCCTTAAGTATTTTTGTGTGCTGGTTACTCTATAGCTTGGGCAGTTCCCAGTCGTAACCTGACTGTTACAGTGTACACAGCTGCATTGAAAACAATTGAGTAATCCCACTGAGGGTGGACAAGAGTTCAGGAGTAAATAACGCCACAAGAAGAGTGAATGATCCATATCAAAACTTGAAACTGCCCTCTAAAAAAGGAATGTACTTCCATTTAATTATAAGGCAAGATGGTGTCTTGTACTGAAATGGCTAAGCTTTGAAGGCTCTGTGAAATGAAGGTTTGACTTTGTGGCATTAGAATCCTGAACTGAGTAAAACAGTTCAGGAATCTGAGTAGACTGAAACttaaatttgtttattttaatcttgTGTGTAGTTTGCAAATGTCTCTTGGTTCTCAATGAGATCCCCCGGCAGTGGTGAATATTTTGTGTGCCCATGTTTATTCTTTGCTCATTTCAcccactttttctttcctaccagGGAGGGTCAGCTTACAAAACTGCCCGAAACTAAAAAGACACTTTTGTTTACATTTAATGGTAAGAGAACTATGTGTGTGTTACGTGTGTTTGTGTGTCAGAGTGGCAGTGGGCTTCCTCTCTGCTAGTCAGATGCTCGAGTTTCTTCACCTGTTGAAGATGATGTTACAAATGCCTTCACTGCATGCAAACAGGATCACTGGTTGATTAGCCAGTCAATAGAAGGcagcagacaagaacatcatcttCATTAATAGCGTGAACAATAAAGAGAATTACAGCCAATAGAAAAAATGCTGCCAATCTCTCTGAGTTAACAGGGAACTCTTTATTTCAGTGCCTGGTTCAGGCAACACTTCCCCAAAGGATATGGAGTCTTTGCTGCCTCTGATGAACATGGTTATCTACTCGATTGACAAAGCAAAGAAGTTCCGTCTGAACAGAGAAGTAAGTGGTATATGCTTTGTGCCTTCTGAAAGTCGTATAAACTCCAAATGTTAACATTGGATCCTCAGTCTGAAAGCTAGGAGTCTTGTCTTTCCCATGTAACTACCACAGGTACTCTGCTCACAGGGAATCTCGATTAACCacctttgctttcctctgtgaAAAGGGTAAGCAGAAAGCTGATAAGAATAGGGCCCGCGTGGAGGAGAACTTCCTTAAACTGACTCACGTGCAGAGACAGGAAGCTGCCCAGTCCCGTCGGGAGGAGAAGAAACGAGCAGAGAAGGAGCGGATCATGAATGAGGAGGATCCAGAAAAACAGCGTCGGCTGGAGGTGAGATGGATTTTTGTTATAAACTACTGGCACTTTAACCCTGCAGTATCTCCAGGGCTGCCTGTAGGCATtaccagcagcagtgcctgaTTTAATTGGAAGGGAATTATACACTTTCAATGTATGCTGTCCTACTTTCTGAAACGTGTGAAGGCTGTCAATGGGGAACCAGCTTACCTGCTCAGAGATGTGACCCCAAGCACACTACTGAAGGTTGCTTCTATGTCCTGCTTTTCTGAAACGAGCTTGTTCTCAGATTAGATCACTGGTGCTCATTGGGATCTCTGTATCCTTTCCTATAGGAAGCTGCGTTGCGGCGCGAGCAGAAGAAACTGGAGAAGAAGCAGATGAAGATGAAGCAAATCAAAGTGAAAGCTATGTGACTGCACTGTGAGAAGCCTGTCTCATCCCCACCTGCAGGGTTTGAATCCAGGGGGTGCAAAGAGCTACTTAACTCCATAGTCCTACAGTTCTTTGAACACTACTAGCCATTAAGGGAAATGTTCCCTGCATTGGTGTTACTTAAGTATTACAGCAACGTTGCAGGTTTATGTGCAGAGCTTTTATTCCAGGTGGTGTAAAGTTTTGCTACTTGtctgtttgggggggggggtgaaaaaaaaatgcaatattcTTGAATGCTCTTTGTCATTTATTCTTCAAAAACGTAAGATTGTGAACACATCCATGTGTGCTGGTAACGTGAATGCTTTGGTTTTAAACTTTGGTTTTAGTTAttaggaaggaagggaggattTCTCAGATTAAGGGGAAGAAAACTGCACAAGCATTTACTGTGCGTTTGTTTGCATCAAGCTTTTAAAGGCACAAAACATAAAGCCTTCCATACACAATATGGATACTTCAGGGATTTAAGCCCAGTAgaacagaagttatttttctttttcattacaaATAAGGTACTGGTTCACCTGTAGGCATGATAGGTAACACAGATGGTTAGATGGAATGGGAACGGAGTGTGTGAGCGTCGTTTCCTACTTGTGGATTTGAATGCTGCGACCTTAATACAATGTAAAATTGTAATGTCAGCGTGGTGGTTCTTTAGGAGTTGTGCATGGTGAGTTAAGCAGTTTCGAGTAGCCTTCCTGGAATATTTTAACTGTAAAAACTTGCCTCAAGAACATTTCTCCTGGTCTTagcagctgctgcctcattCACTAAAGCAAGAAGCTAGATTCAGTGGAGTATCTGCAATTGCCAATTTCCCCAAGAAGGTGAAAATGTTCCACAGGACGTCTTGTCTTGTATGATAAGAATATGAGTGGGGGGGAAGTGAATGCCCTTGTGCAAGCACTTCACTGAGAGAGCTCTGCATTTTATAAATGCTTCCAGTCCAGAAGCTGTGATATTGTTGCTGCGACAGACTTTTTACAGTGGGGAAACAGTGTCTTGCATTTCCTTGTACATTGATTTGTGCAAACTTTGTTCTTAGGCAATAAGAATGAGCTGCTCTTGAAACAGCACTTGCTTAAAGCTCTTGCTCCAGCGTGGGGTACTTCACGTGGATTTAAATGCAAAAAGTCTGTAACCTGATCCATGCAAATATGTGAAATTTTATAATGGTTGGTAAAAGTTAATTTAAAACCCAAAGCGATGTAGATTATGTGAAATTTTAGCACTATTTAGCTTTAAAGATTTAATACGATCGTGTTTCAAAGAGTTCTTTGAAAAGAGATATTGGTTTGTGCTCTCTGGAAGAAGCGGACAGCTTTCAGTCCCATGGCAGCTAATTTTGTAATACGAACATTCAATGAACTACCTAATGAAGAGTAAAGGATCATTGAAACACTCTACCTGTCGTCTTTGCTTTGGACTCCGTGTTCCTCTCAGCTAATGGCATCTCAGGTGCCCTGGGGGCATGTTTTGTGTTGAAGAGTAGTTTTTTATCCCAGGCATTACAACTTAATGTGACCTCAGCAGCGGCCTGGGGACATGACAGAGCAAGGCGTAGATGGTATAGATGGAGGATTTCCCTCTTGGAGAAAAAGCAGCCGCCGTTCTGCGGTGTTTGCGGGCTGAGAAACCTCGGCAACTCCCTGTGGAGAGCCAACATGGCGGCGCCCTCTGATTCCCGCCTTTCTCGTGCGTGCGCGCGGGCTTGCGAGATGACGTCAAACGTGTGCGCCGCGTCGTCGTGAGTCACGTGGCGGCGTGCTGACGTCACACGCAGCGTCTCTACCGGTGCGAGGCGGCCGCAGCCTGAGGAAAGGGTGagggccgggggcggcgggaggCGCGGGGGGAGACCGGGCCGGGCGAACCGACCGCTGTCGTCCCTTAGGTTGCCCTTCATTGCGTGAGCTGCGTGAGGTATCGCGGAATCCATGTCTTTTCTTGTAAGTAAACCCGAACGGATTAGGGTGAGTGTTTAAACGGCGTCCAGCTCCTTCTAGCCGGTAAACCGGGCCGCGGCCTGCACGGGGCCGTATGGAAAGCACCGTGTTCGGGGTGACGGGAACCGCGCTCAAAGCTGCGTTAAAGCCCCGCTGCTCACGGTGCGGATGAGGGGAGCTGGGGGCGGCCCGGCACCGGCTCTGCGGCTCCGTCTGTGCCTTACGTAACGACTGACAGCGGCTGCGATCACCGCGATGGACGGTCACTGTCACCACGGAGCGCTGCTTTCCAGGACCGCCCTTTTTGCTTGCATTGAATCTGGCTTTTCGTTGTTTGATTGCCACGTTGTAACGCGGGGCTGTTTGTTGGTTGCTTGGTGCTAACCTGGCAGTCAGCGCTGCCGAGCCTAAAGCTGCACGTTCTGCTCtgtgttctgcatttctttggaTCACGGAGTCAAACAGAATGTCAAACCTCTGCACAAACAGTGCTGGCTCCATTGGTAGAAGTGTAGCTCTGCACAAACAGCGCCGGCTCTGACATTTAAGCATGAATTCTGGGAGAGAACAACACCTGTTGCAATGCTGTTTTAATTCTGCACCTAGAAAGCACGTAGCCCAAATGCTTCACGTTCCCCAAGGTGTTCGTCTCTACATAAAAGCACTGATTTTTGCACCCAAACGTTTATATAAGGGAGCATTGCGTGCTTGTtagttctgctctgtgtgcatgtgtgaaAGCTCTTGTTTGAGTAATGTACAATTAACCCTACTGTAAGTGCATGGCATTCAGGAGATGCAGTGACACCTGTGTGCTTGCTGCATGCCTGCCATCCTAATGGCAAACAAATAACATCCTTGTCTGCAGCGAGGTGGTTGTAACTGGTGGGTTATAGACACAATAATGCTGCGTTatgattctgcttttgtttaggGCTGTGGGAGGAAAAGGGGGAGCGCTTTGTATCTAAAAGGAAGTAACTTCTTATTGGgggatttcttttctcttagcGGTGGGTGTCCGAAAAGTTCATTGTTGAGGGCTTAAGGGAGTTCGAACTATTTGGAGGTAAGTTTTCCTCTCATTAAGTGACCTTGATAGAAATGCTTTATTGTAGCTTTATTGTAGCCTGTTGATTTGGTAGAAGATATCTATCTAGTAGTAAAAGAGATGGATACATCCGGCTGTAGCTCCAAATCTGGTTATTCAGGCTGACCAGCAATGCAAAGTTAACACAGATTCACCCAACAAGTCATTTGGAAACCAGTTTTCATGTTGATGGCAGTTCTGTTTTCAGGCAGTGCAATCTGGTTGTGTTAGCCTGACCACTTTTgggtgaaagaaaaagaaatacagatttgaGAAGGTAAATGGAGTAAGAATGAGTTTGAAACTGTTCTGATGGCTCCCCAGCATTGTCTGTATGAGAGCTGAGTGGTTTCTGGTCTGCTTTGTGTGCAAGAAACAGAATATTCAACTAGGATTCAGAAAACTTGATCAGTGACTTAGTGTAGGAAGGATGTCTATAGAGATCTTCGAGCTTCTGCTTCAAATAAATAACCACCAGATTATTTGTTCTGTATTCAAGCTAAGTATGTGTGTCATTTCTTAGCTATCAGTTTGCTTTTATGTTGAACGTAAACAGCAGCACTACTGAATCCCTTTGATTCCCATTCTTGTGCCACTGTTTGATTACTTGTAATGCAGCAGCCTTATCTGTAAGCGAAGTATTTGTATAAGAATATATATTCGTAGCTCTTTGGTGTCAATAAGCATCGTGTGGGGTTATGTACTTAGTTCTCATCCTTATGTTCCAACTATATTTTGGATGGGTTTCTGTTGAACACAACTTGGTGAACAATGAATTTCTTTACTCCAGAGCAGCCTCCGGGTGACTCTAGGAGAAAAGTAAGTGGCGTTTGCAGGCTGTGGTGCTGTGGTTCATTGCATGGAGATTATCCTTGTGgaagtttgatttttattttttttttcctttttaccttAGTTCTATTACTTCATCTCTATACGTAGCTCTGCAAGCGTGGAGATGGGTTTCACCCTGGCACGGAGGTTTTGGTGTATGGTTTGCAAACATTGTGACTGGGCTGGAAGTTGGAACTTCCCCTCTTGGATTAGTTGGTAGGGGTTGGTTCCCCCCACCCACCTGCTCAGCCaagagtttctgttttgagattGTGAAGGTCTGATTTTTGAGTGATGCTCATCTCTGAACTGGTTCAGAATAAATGGATGAAGTTTGCTTGCAACACTTCCGAAAACAGCcccaatttattattattttggccATTCTAAACCATATTCCCTTCTGAACACgtgtattttcatttcctttatttcctttggagAACAGTTACATCAGAGGCTCCAACATCAGAAGCAAGTATGTAATTTTCAGTCTGAGGTGACCTGACCTCTCATTGCCTGATCTTCAGAGCCATTTCTCTGCACACACAGAGAGCTTTGCCTCCTAAAACCTAAAGCCACTCATCAACGTGGAATCTCTGCTCAAAACCAGACAGccagaacagagctgctgagaacatcacctttgctttttgttctgcagGTCCTGATGACACACAGCACAGTTTGTGATGAGCGATGCTCAGagaataatgtattttatgGCAGGATATGTCTCTAAATTATTTCCCACCTGCTCATCACACCATGTTGAAACATCTGTGTGCAGCTGTTGCTTTAGTTTAAGCTAATTACTAACAGGAATTAAGTGTGATTTGGTTGTAATTGTGTCAGTTCGAGCTGCTGATAATTGATTTTGTGCCACTATCTGTAATTTACTGGCacaaacaaagctgaaaatataCACCACATATAGAATGCTTTGTGTAAAGTCATGTACATTCACAGCTTATGCTATGCTGggagaacaaaaacaacattccCCCTCCCTGCTTCAGAGGAATGTGATTTGGCAAAGGCAGATCTTTGCTAGCACCACAGAGCTCATTTTCACATGGCATTTATAACTGTTTATCTTAGATTGATTTAATCAAACCTATTTCCAATTAAAACCTGATCAACGAGGCTGAAAACTGTCTGTTC is part of the Excalfactoria chinensis isolate bCotChi1 chromosome 24, bCotChi1.hap2, whole genome shotgun sequence genome and harbors:
- the CCDC47 gene encoding PAT complex subunit CCDC47; translation: MKNLYVFVAVLFIPWSFALAKYDEFEDGDDIMEYDDNDFAEFEDVNEDAVTESPQRVITTEDDEEEATVELEGQDENQEDFDDADVQEGDAESEPYDDEEFEGYEEKPDASPSKNKDPITIVNVPAHLQNSWESYYMEILMVTGLLAYIMNYIIGKNKNNRLAHAWFSTHRELLESNFALVGDDGTNKEATSTGKLNQENEHIYNLWCSGRVCCEGMLIQLKFLKRQDLLNVLARMMRPACDQVQIKVTMNDDDMDTYVFAVGTRKALVRLQKEMQDLSEFCSDKPKSGAKYGLPDSLAILSEMGEVTEGMMDAKMIHFLTHYADKIESVQFSDQFSGPKLMQEEGQLTKLPETKKTLLFTFNVPGSGNTSPKDMESLLPLMNMVIYSIDKAKKFRLNREGKQKADKNRARVEENFLKLTHVQRQEAAQSRREEKKRAEKERIMNEEDPEKQRRLEEAALRREQKKLEKKQMKMKQIKVKAM